In Candidatus Bathyanammoxibius amoris, the following are encoded in one genomic region:
- a CDS encoding B12-binding domain-containing radical SAM protein, with protein MKKIMLVNPHPPGRHGEESISVIVQMPLNLAYIAALTPGDDWEFDVVDENLELAMDENGEDITFDPPDIVALTALTYQAPRAYQIARAAKKHGCTTIMGGIHASVCAEETLQYVDTVVTGEAENVWPQVIKDFENGKLQRRYDGGLPNLSVLKNIYPDRELLKKKYGYKFSSIITTKGCPNRCDFCSVPTFQGQKFRERPYEDVLDEMAATDYKGLMFAEDNFYGHSDASARRAKHLFQGMIDRGLKKDWLGFTALNISHDAEALDLMAKSGNFGFLVGIESTNEEVLKKMGKRVNLRLGTTNYKECIRKIHDAGLLVWASVVFGADGDGKDSFKKMVDFVHDSKVDILTYGLDCPFPKTPLFYRLDSEKRLFRRNLPEDWVYYETAHMVHRFVDMTLDDFVDGMQYVYDHVYAGDNVRKRFRTTIQETGNPRNSMFALRVGQDWDQVFLQVLDNLHELQESGDYYKDTYTTQEKTISIPA; from the coding sequence ATGAAGAAGATAATGCTGGTAAACCCTCATCCTCCAGGCCGTCACGGTGAGGAGAGCATAAGCGTGATAGTCCAGATGCCCCTGAATCTGGCCTACATCGCCGCCCTCACGCCGGGCGACGATTGGGAGTTCGATGTAGTTGACGAAAACCTCGAGCTTGCAATGGATGAGAATGGAGAGGACATAACCTTTGACCCGCCGGATATAGTCGCGCTTACCGCGCTCACCTATCAGGCTCCCAGGGCATACCAGATAGCCCGGGCCGCCAAGAAACACGGCTGTACCACAATAATGGGCGGCATCCACGCCTCCGTGTGTGCGGAAGAGACCCTGCAGTACGTGGACACGGTCGTAACCGGAGAGGCGGAGAACGTCTGGCCGCAGGTGATAAAGGACTTTGAGAACGGAAAGTTGCAGAGACGCTACGACGGCGGACTCCCCAACCTCTCAGTACTCAAAAATATATATCCCGATAGAGAACTTCTGAAGAAAAAGTACGGCTACAAGTTCTCTTCTATAATAACTACTAAAGGCTGTCCCAACCGCTGCGATTTCTGCAGCGTGCCCACCTTCCAGGGCCAGAAGTTCCGGGAGAGACCGTACGAAGACGTGCTCGACGAGATGGCGGCTACGGACTATAAGGGGCTGATGTTTGCTGAGGACAACTTCTACGGCCACAGCGACGCCTCCGCGCGGCGCGCCAAACACCTCTTCCAGGGCATGATTGACAGGGGCCTGAAGAAGGACTGGCTCGGCTTTACCGCCCTCAACATCTCTCATGACGCCGAGGCCCTCGACCTGATGGCAAAGTCCGGCAACTTCGGTTTTCTCGTCGGCATAGAAAGCACCAACGAAGAGGTGTTGAAGAAAATGGGTAAGCGGGTGAATTTGAGACTTGGGACCACTAATTATAAAGAATGTATAAGGAAGATACATGATGCGGGTCTCCTCGTCTGGGCCTCGGTGGTATTCGGCGCCGACGGCGATGGCAAGGATTCGTTCAAGAAGATGGTGGATTTCGTACACGACAGCAAGGTGGACATACTGACCTACGGCCTTGACTGCCCGTTCCCCAAGACGCCGCTCTTCTACAGGCTCGATTCAGAGAAACGGCTCTTCCGGAGAAATCTGCCGGAGGACTGGGTATATTACGAGACCGCCCATATGGTCCACAGGTTCGTTGACATGACCCTGGACGATTTCGTGGACGGCATGCAGTACGTCTACGACCACGTATACGCGGGTGACAACGTCCGCAAGAGGTTCAGGACAACCATACAGGAGACCGGCAACCCCCGCAACTCCATGTTCGCCCTCAGGGTGGGTCAGGACTGGGACCAAGTCTTTTTGCAGGTTTTGGACAACCTGCACGAACTCCAGGAATCCGGCGATTATTATAAAGACACCTACACCACGCAGGAAAAGACCATCTCCATCCCCGCGTAG
- a CDS encoding beta-ketoacyl-[acyl-carrier-protein] synthase family protein, with amino-acid sequence MNTRIVITGIGAITPIGSTKDGAFWDAVVSGKSGVSDVTCFDTSQHKVHKGCEVKDFDYHDYTDNGSVGKTGRGSQLAVAATKLALEDSGLKLDEVDPERIGVSVGTTGGEIQILERIDHLRHEKEESQIDRQLFLLHPCNNIPANIARAFGFKGPNTIIPTACAAGNYAIGYACDLIKMGRVDFMFAGGSDPFSKVAFTGFSRLAAVAPDVCRPFDKNRKGMLIGEGAGMLLLESLDGARARGADIYAEIIGYGLSCDGYHITIPHPEGLGVISCVKKALQDARINPEDVQYISAHGTGTVANDKAETISIKKVFGEHAGNLMVSSIKSMMGHTMGAASAIETIACALIVKEDKVPPTINYETKDPECDLDYVPNVSRERRVDIALNTAYAFGGNNSCLVVKKFLN; translated from the coding sequence ATGAACACGCGTATAGTTATCACCGGTATAGGTGCGATAACTCCTATCGGTTCAACCAAGGATGGCGCGTTTTGGGATGCGGTAGTTTCGGGCAAATCCGGTGTTAGCGATGTTACGTGCTTTGACACGTCCCAGCATAAGGTCCACAAGGGCTGTGAGGTGAAGGACTTTGACTATCACGACTATACGGATAACGGCTCGGTCGGGAAAACAGGGAGGGGGTCTCAGCTTGCAGTGGCAGCCACCAAGCTGGCGCTTGAGGATTCAGGACTGAAACTGGACGAGGTAGACCCCGAGAGGATAGGTGTCTCTGTCGGGACGACCGGCGGTGAGATACAAATACTCGAAAGAATAGACCACCTCAGACACGAAAAGGAAGAGAGCCAGATAGACAGGCAGCTCTTTCTGCTGCACCCGTGCAATAATATACCCGCCAACATAGCCCGGGCATTCGGGTTTAAAGGCCCCAACACCATAATACCTACCGCATGCGCGGCGGGCAATTATGCAATCGGTTATGCCTGTGACCTCATAAAGATGGGGAGGGTGGATTTTATGTTTGCTGGCGGTTCCGACCCGTTTTCAAAGGTCGCTTTTACGGGTTTCAGCCGCCTGGCCGCGGTGGCACCGGACGTATGTCGTCCCTTCGACAAGAACCGCAAAGGGATGTTGATTGGAGAGGGCGCGGGTATGCTGCTGCTGGAGTCGCTCGACGGTGCGCGGGCAAGGGGGGCCGACATTTATGCGGAGATTATAGGCTACGGTCTGAGTTGCGATGGCTACCACATCACCATTCCCCATCCTGAGGGCCTCGGCGTAATCTCTTGCGTTAAAAAGGCCCTTCAAGACGCACGGATTAACCCTGAGGACGTGCAGTACATAAGCGCCCACGGCACGGGTACTGTCGCAAACGATAAAGCTGAAACCATTTCCATAAAAAAGGTCTTCGGTGAACATGCCGGGAACCTCATGGTGAGTTCTATAAAATCCATGATGGGTCACACTATGGGCGCCGCAAGTGCAATAGAGACGATTGCTTGTGCGCTGATAGTCAAAGAGGATAAAGTCCCGCCAACCATAAACTACGAGACGAAGGACCCTGAATGCGACCTGGACTATGTACCCAACGTTTCAAGAGAGCGCCGCGTAGACATCGCCCTTAATACCGCGTACGCCTTTGGTGGTAATAACAGTTGCCTGGTGGTCAAGAAGTTTCTTAATTAA
- a CDS encoding zinc ribbon domain-containing protein, translated as MKTPRILFMAAVLFCVAAFPQTLAAQQGAGAKPNADLGSFVTEILKVEILGDVTQLAMWMPFDFYVEASLTDTRQPRDVIEQDMGFLKPYITMVIQSSIMQPDGSSMYAGESEVRKRAVLLAPDGSKIRPVDDPPPMVAATVAAMKTILASEGDAGGANMHVLIFPNKDKKGEPVIDTHKKSKLTLVLNADGPYEKAVFTWHTPFDAMVNAPPCAKCGEEVSATWTFCAWCGAPLPK; from the coding sequence GTGAAGACCCCAAGGATTCTTTTTATGGCCGCGGTTCTGTTCTGTGTCGCCGCGTTCCCCCAGACCCTGGCTGCCCAGCAGGGAGCCGGCGCGAAGCCAAATGCCGACCTCGGCAGCTTTGTTACCGAGATACTGAAAGTAGAGATACTGGGTGACGTTACACAGCTTGCCATGTGGATGCCGTTCGATTTCTACGTGGAGGCAAGTCTTACCGATACCCGTCAGCCAAGGGACGTCATAGAACAGGACATGGGGTTCCTTAAGCCGTACATCACCATGGTCATCCAGAGCAGCATCATGCAGCCCGACGGCTCCTCTATGTATGCGGGTGAAAGCGAAGTCCGGAAAAGAGCGGTGCTGCTGGCGCCGGACGGCTCTAAAATCCGGCCCGTAGACGACCCGCCCCCCATGGTTGCGGCGACCGTTGCGGCAATGAAGACTATACTGGCCTCGGAGGGCGACGCCGGCGGCGCCAACATGCACGTCCTGATATTCCCGAACAAGGATAAAAAGGGCGAGCCTGTAATTGACACACACAAGAAATCCAAGCTGACCCTGGTGCTTAATGCCGACGGCCCGTACGAGAAGGCGGTCTTCACGTGGCACACCCCGTTCGACGCGATGGTGAATGCCCCTCCATGTGCGAAGTGTGGGGAGGAGGTCTCCGCCACGTGGACATTCTGCGCCTGGTGCGGCGCTCCCCTGCCCAAATAG
- the hemL gene encoding glutamate-1-semialdehyde 2,1-aminomutase gives MPPVTKNLNTSRSDAAFSEASKHIPGGVNSPVRAFGPVGGHPVFIQSGSGSHIKDIDGNEYIDYVCSWGPLILGHADPQVTKEVNDAVKRGSSFGAPTELETRLAELIKELVPSIDKVRMVNSGTEATMSAVRLARGFTGRDLVIKFEGCYHGHVDGLLIKAGSGATTLGVPTSPGIPKGYTDSTAILPFNDSETVGEFCRERGKEVACIILEPVAGNMGVVPPRPGYLEKLREITNRHGIVLIFDEVMTGFRVSAGGAQELFGVKPDLTTLGKIIGGGLPVGAYGGRADIMDQIAPLGPVYQAGTLSGNPVAMSAGIATLKRLKDKGGYIYKQLEEKSQKLADGLEKSARDAGVKTYHTRVGSMLCVFFTDTADGVYDYKTATSSDTKRYASYFNGMLERGVYLAPSQFEAAFVSAAHSDSDIEATIEAGRQAMKGL, from the coding sequence GTGCCGCCTGTAACCAAGAACTTGAACACCAGCAGGTCTGATGCGGCCTTCAGTGAGGCTTCAAAGCACATACCCGGCGGTGTCAACAGCCCCGTAAGGGCCTTTGGGCCTGTCGGGGGCCACCCGGTTTTCATACAATCCGGTTCAGGGTCCCATATAAAAGACATAGACGGCAATGAATACATAGACTATGTGTGCTCCTGGGGACCTCTAATCCTTGGCCATGCCGACCCGCAGGTAACAAAAGAGGTTAATGACGCCGTGAAAAGAGGCTCAAGCTTTGGGGCACCTACGGAGTTGGAGACCCGGCTGGCAGAACTCATAAAGGAATTAGTGCCGTCCATTGATAAAGTAAGGATGGTAAACTCCGGTACAGAGGCCACGATGAGTGCCGTCCGGCTTGCCAGGGGGTTTACCGGGCGCGATTTGGTCATAAAATTTGAAGGCTGTTACCACGGTCATGTCGACGGCCTGTTAATCAAAGCAGGGTCCGGGGCGACCACGTTAGGGGTGCCTACAAGTCCTGGCATACCCAAGGGTTATACTGATAGCACGGCCATTCTCCCTTTTAACGACAGCGAGACGGTTGGTGAATTCTGCAGGGAACGCGGCAAAGAGGTCGCATGTATAATCCTGGAACCGGTGGCTGGAAACATGGGCGTTGTACCTCCCAGGCCCGGTTATCTGGAGAAGTTGCGCGAGATTACAAACCGGCACGGTATCGTCTTGATATTTGATGAGGTTATGACGGGTTTTCGCGTATCGGCGGGCGGCGCGCAGGAGCTCTTTGGCGTAAAACCGGACCTTACTACGTTAGGGAAGATAATAGGTGGCGGCCTGCCGGTGGGTGCCTATGGCGGCAGGGCGGACATAATGGACCAGATAGCCCCGCTTGGCCCCGTTTACCAGGCCGGAACCCTGTCTGGAAATCCGGTGGCCATGAGCGCCGGTATAGCCACCCTGAAAAGACTAAAGGATAAAGGCGGGTATATATATAAGCAGCTTGAAGAGAAATCACAAAAGCTGGCGGACGGGCTTGAGAAATCAGCACGTGATGCAGGGGTCAAGACGTATCATACAAGGGTGGGTTCCATGCTGTGTGTCTTTTTTACGGACACTGCAGATGGCGTTTATGATTACAAGACGGCAACGAGTTCCGACACAAAGCGTTACGCCAGCTACTTTAACGGGATGCTGGAAAGGGGCGTATATCTGGCACCTTCCCAGTTTGAGGCCGCTTTTGTATCTGCCGCCCACAGCGATTCGGACATAGAGGCCACAATCGAGGCAGGCCGCCAGGCAATGAAGGGTTTATGA
- a CDS encoding beta-ketoacyl-[acyl-carrier-protein] synthase family protein: MEERVVVTGISIISPLGVGKDSFWENLQNGVSGIRPVTLFEVDGCSSKNAGEIPDFDPSKFLGKKGIRHFDRTSLLVTAASSLCVEDAAVKGVYEEDDMGIVLGSTFGSIDSISNFDMDSLNEGPNYVNPMAFPNTVLNAPASRASIFCQAKGLNSTISTGESSGVDAIMCASDFLRLGRVKAVLTGGAHGLTREIFHSSSKAGVLSGSKNTGGNEICAPFDKRRNGIVLGEGVAMLLLECLENAQARNAKIYAEIKGYGTSFNPGWDNSGDMGGGMRANSLALASAGLKPEDICLIYANANSSVNGDRMETVVIKESFGDLAKNIPVSAIKSMTGDCLDASGAMQCVASVMSINTGIIPPTINYKESDPGCDLDYVPNKKRQAQIDNVLVESFSYTGNCSALVMSKYS, from the coding sequence ATGGAAGAAAGAGTAGTAGTTACAGGTATAAGCATTATAAGCCCGCTCGGCGTGGGCAAGGACAGCTTCTGGGAAAACCTGCAGAACGGTGTCTCCGGCATAAGACCCGTAACCCTTTTTGAAGTGGACGGGTGCAGTTCCAAGAATGCCGGCGAAATACCGGACTTCGACCCCAGCAAGTTCCTGGGCAAGAAGGGTATCCGGCACTTTGACAGGACGTCGCTGCTGGTAACCGCAGCCTCAAGTCTCTGCGTCGAGGATGCCGCCGTCAAAGGCGTATATGAAGAGGACGACATGGGCATCGTCCTCGGTTCGACCTTTGGAAGTATCGACAGCATAAGCAATTTTGACATGGACTCTCTTAACGAGGGGCCTAATTACGTCAACCCGATGGCCTTCCCCAACACGGTCTTAAACGCTCCCGCCAGCCGTGCCTCAATATTCTGTCAGGCCAAGGGGCTTAATTCCACCATATCCACGGGTGAATCCAGCGGCGTGGACGCTATTATGTGCGCATCCGACTTCCTCAGGCTCGGCAGGGTAAAGGCCGTGCTGACTGGCGGTGCGCACGGACTTACGCGGGAAATATTCCACTCTTCCAGCAAGGCCGGTGTGCTGTCGGGGAGCAAGAATACCGGCGGCAATGAGATTTGTGCTCCTTTCGATAAGAGACGCAACGGCATAGTTTTGGGCGAGGGTGTGGCCATGCTGCTGCTTGAATGTCTGGAGAATGCGCAGGCAAGAAATGCGAAGATATACGCCGAGATTAAGGGCTATGGCACCAGCTTTAACCCCGGCTGGGACAATAGCGGAGACATGGGCGGCGGTATGAGGGCCAATTCCCTGGCGCTCGCCAGCGCCGGACTCAAGCCGGAAGATATTTGCCTGATATACGCCAACGCCAATTCAAGCGTAAACGGTGACCGGATGGAGACCGTCGTTATAAAGGAATCCTTCGGCGACCTCGCAAAGAATATACCCGTAAGCGCGATAAAGTCCATGACCGGAGATTGCCTGGATGCATCAGGGGCGATGCAATGCGTGGCGTCCGTCATGTCAATCAACACGGGAATTATCCCTCCTACAATCAATTACAAAGAGTCAGACCCCGGCTGCGACCTGGACTACGTGCCAAACAAAAAGAGGCAGGCACAGATAGACAACGTGCTCGTGGAATCGTTCTCCTATACGGGCAACTGCTCTGCCCTGGTAATGTCCAAATACTCCTAG
- the atpE gene encoding ATP synthase F0 subunit C encodes MIYYAGLVLAIALVAVAAGGCGAGMGLTVAGALNAMARQPELMSRFQLTMFIGLAFIESLTIYSLVISFIFLGKLPAPDVLLELVKQGTR; translated from the coding sequence ATGATATATTATGCAGGATTAGTGCTTGCTATTGCTTTAGTGGCTGTAGCGGCAGGTGGTTGCGGCGCGGGCATGGGTCTCACAGTGGCAGGAGCCCTGAATGCCATGGCCAGACAGCCGGAATTGATGAGCCGCTTCCAGTTAACGATGTTTATAGGTCTGGCCTTTATCGAGTCTCTTACCATATATTCCCTGGTAATCTCTTTCATCTTCTTAGGAAAACTACCTGCGCCCGATGTTCTCCTTGAGTTAGTCAAACAGGGTACGAGGTAG
- the atpB gene encoding F0F1 ATP synthase subunit A, with amino-acid sequence MAHKAEGGGVVELPTFLDLLGLDMDQTLLGLTLHQWMPVVMSGVAITFLVVFCYRVTSNLKKIPGSQQALLELTVEGLDDFVRDQMGKAGGPFVAFIGTLFIYIWVMNLMGQIPLFHSPTADYNTTLALTMIVFLLTHYYGLKHKGPIGYCKHFLGEPRWLAPMLLPIHLVQEFVARPLTLSLRLFGNLTGEHTILAIGIGFSPFIFGYIPIPLQIPASLLDLLLATLQAGIFAVLACFYIAGAMGALEEH; translated from the coding sequence GTGGCACACAAGGCTGAAGGGGGGGGGGTTGTAGAATTACCGACCTTCCTGGACCTTCTGGGTCTGGACATGGACCAGACACTCCTGGGCCTCACTCTCCACCAGTGGATGCCTGTGGTAATGTCCGGGGTGGCAATCACCTTTCTGGTGGTTTTCTGCTACCGGGTTACAAGTAATCTCAAGAAAATACCCGGGTCGCAACAAGCCCTGCTTGAGCTGACAGTGGAAGGCCTGGACGACTTTGTCAGGGACCAGATGGGTAAGGCCGGCGGGCCTTTTGTGGCCTTTATAGGGACGTTATTCATCTACATCTGGGTGATGAATCTTATGGGCCAGATTCCCCTGTTTCACTCCCCCACCGCCGACTATAACACTACCCTGGCATTAACCATGATAGTCTTTCTTCTTACCCATTATTACGGGCTTAAGCATAAAGGGCCGATAGGCTATTGTAAACATTTTCTGGGAGAGCCCAGGTGGCTGGCCCCCATGCTGCTTCCTATCCACCTGGTGCAGGAGTTTGTTGCCCGGCCGCTGACCCTTTCCCTTCGTCTTTTTGGGAATTTAACGGGAGAGCATACCATCCTGGCCATTGGCATAGGGTTTTCCCCTTTTATTTTTGGTTACATCCCTATCCCGTTGCAAATCCCGGCTTCACTTCTGGACCTTCTGTTGGCTACACTCCAGGCAGGTATCTTTGCGGTGCTGGCCTGTTTCTATATAGCGGGTGCTATGGGCGCCCTGGAAGAGCATTAA
- a CDS encoding muconolactone Delta-isomerase family protein, giving the protein MLFLVKVEIEKINQMPVRDFFQLLIKEWEFYERMKKRGKVLAGGKLAGRRGAAAIFDADDHAEIEAIVTKLPLFPLFTKIEIIPLVNQEQALQDARRMYQLVKDLDTMIFPTGE; this is encoded by the coding sequence ATGCTATTTCTAGTAAAGGTAGAGATAGAAAAGATTAACCAGATGCCGGTCAGGGATTTCTTTCAACTCTTGATAAAGGAATGGGAGTTCTACGAGAGGATGAAGAAGAGGGGGAAAGTCCTGGCAGGCGGCAAACTGGCCGGGCGCCGCGGCGCGGCGGCCATCTTTGACGCGGACGACCACGCGGAGATAGAGGCGATTGTGACAAAGCTGCCGCTGTTCCCCCTGTTTACAAAGATAGAGATAATACCGCTTGTAAACCAGGAACAGGCCCTGCAAGACGCCCGCAGGATGTATCAACTGGTAAAAGACCTCGATACGATGATATTCCCAACGGGAGAATAA
- a CDS encoding ATP synthase subunit I, translated as MKEFHLDEGFPRRVFNTSLVLAVVMVLCSTSLQSFPLTLSLALGSGMSVVLGGILWWTILRLSSRDREGAKRFFLWVSILKYISLVGVFYLIFNYLPIVPEAFLAGIGLVPMVIVLKLAGMVLVSYLKGSVRVDHKDLGGGGYRRGTQG; from the coding sequence ATGAAAGAATTCCATCTGGACGAAGGTTTTCCCAGGAGAGTCTTTAACACATCTTTGGTGCTAGCGGTGGTAATGGTCTTGTGCTCTACCTCCCTGCAGTCCTTTCCCTTGACACTCAGTCTGGCCCTGGGGTCGGGTATGAGTGTTGTTCTAGGTGGCATTCTTTGGTGGACAATACTTCGCCTGTCTTCAAGAGACAGAGAGGGGGCCAAACGTTTCTTCCTATGGGTAAGCATCCTCAAATACATTTCTCTGGTAGGGGTTTTTTATCTTATCTTCAACTACTTACCGATCGTTCCTGAGGCCTTTCTGGCGGGAATTGGCCTGGTGCCGATGGTGATTGTTTTGAAGCTGGCAGGAATGGTTCTTGTAAGCTATCTAAAAGGGTCTGTCAGAGTAGACCATAAAGATTTAGGAGGAGGAGGATACAGGCGTGGCACACAAGGCTGA
- a CDS encoding phosphopantetheine-binding protein: MNVEEIEKEVTSIVAEVTELERDEIWNKRDANFFKELEIDSLLALEILALIEKKFKIQIPEEKLVDITSLTATINMTKDVLAESGRLQEA, translated from the coding sequence TTGAACGTAGAAGAGATTGAAAAGGAAGTGACGTCCATTGTTGCGGAAGTAACGGAGCTAGAGAGGGACGAGATTTGGAACAAGAGAGACGCCAATTTCTTTAAGGAACTAGAGATAGACTCCCTTTTAGCCCTGGAGATATTAGCGCTTATTGAAAAGAAGTTCAAGATTCAAATACCAGAAGAAAAGTTGGTAGATATAACATCTTTGACCGCTACCATTAACATGACCAAAGATGTGCTGGCCGAGAGCGGAAGGCTGCAGGAAGCTTAG
- a CDS encoding NAD(P)/FAD-dependent oxidoreductase, producing MADNGLSIKKSELRSKYDVIVIGAGIGGLVAGAFLAKSGKNTLVVEQHNIPGGYCTSFKRGGFIFDSAVHHIGGCSKYSIVGRCLKELGIDMEFYRLDPMDTLTFPSFSIDIPADIETYKSSLQQRYPAEKENVSRFFSEFIKLYRAIINESEKSPTLEKYRGRTYQAMLDDFFDDTELKTALAGQWGYLGTPARELSSVGMCQMLVNYLRDGAFYPKGGTQNFADAFARCIRDSGGDLLLSSKVEEILLKGNRVAGVKLDGGDREIGAEHIVSNIDAGQTFFELIKEEVDPVYLERMRGMRESPSYFLLYLGLDPEVDLSRFKRGFYHSPDDQWKYISAPTNVDKSLATKLRQEITVVATLDEKYDQIEDWKGLKDRLTRCTISYLEDLVPNLNRHIEVVEAATPKTLWRYTLNSKGAAYGWAVTLEQSGPDRLGNKTPVGGLYLAGHWTNPGPGVCAVVSSGWRVANMILRNGR from the coding sequence ATGGCGGACAACGGCCTTTCTATAAAAAAGAGTGAACTCCGGAGTAAATACGACGTTATCGTAATCGGTGCGGGTATCGGGGGGCTCGTCGCGGGCGCCTTCCTCGCCAAAAGCGGAAAGAACACACTGGTAGTAGAACAGCACAACATCCCCGGCGGCTACTGCACGTCGTTTAAACGGGGCGGGTTCATCTTTGATTCCGCCGTTCACCACATCGGGGGTTGCAGTAAGTACAGTATAGTGGGCAGGTGCCTGAAGGAATTAGGGATAGATATGGAATTCTACAGGCTCGACCCCATGGACACCCTCACCTTCCCCTCGTTCTCCATAGACATACCGGCGGACATCGAGACCTACAAGTCCTCCCTGCAACAGAGATACCCGGCCGAGAAGGAAAACGTGTCCAGGTTCTTCAGTGAATTCATAAAACTCTACCGGGCGATAATAAACGAATCTGAGAAGAGCCCGACACTCGAAAAGTACAGGGGGCGTACTTATCAGGCCATGCTGGACGACTTCTTCGATGACACGGAGCTGAAGACCGCGCTGGCGGGGCAGTGGGGGTATCTTGGCACGCCCGCGCGCGAGCTTTCAAGCGTCGGCATGTGCCAGATGCTGGTAAACTATCTCAGAGACGGCGCCTTCTATCCCAAGGGCGGCACTCAAAACTTTGCAGACGCCTTCGCACGATGCATAAGAGACTCAGGCGGAGACCTGCTCCTGTCTTCAAAGGTGGAAGAGATACTACTCAAGGGCAACCGTGTGGCCGGGGTAAAGCTGGACGGGGGTGACAGGGAGATTGGGGCGGAGCATATCGTCTCAAATATTGACGCGGGACAGACGTTTTTTGAACTGATAAAGGAAGAGGTTGACCCCGTCTATCTTGAAAGAATGAGAGGGATGAGAGAAAGCCCTTCATATTTCCTCCTGTATCTCGGCCTTGACCCTGAGGTTGACCTGAGTAGATTCAAAAGAGGCTTTTATCACAGCCCTGACGACCAGTGGAAGTATATATCGGCCCCGACAAACGTGGACAAATCCCTGGCCACAAAACTCCGGCAGGAGATAACCGTAGTAGCCACGCTGGATGAAAAGTACGACCAGATTGAGGACTGGAAGGGCTTGAAAGATAGGTTGACCAGGTGTACAATAAGTTACCTTGAAGATCTTGTGCCAAACCTTAACAGGCACATCGAGGTAGTGGAGGCGGCCACACCAAAGACCCTCTGGCGGTACACGCTCAACTCAAAGGGGGCCGCGTACGGGTGGGCCGTCACGCTTGAGCAGTCCGGACCGGACAGGCTTGGCAATAAAACACCGGTAGGGGGTTTATATCTGGCCGGACATTGGACAAACCCGGGACCAGGCGTCTGCGCCGTTGTGTCCTCGGGTTGGCGCGTGGCAAACATGATATTGAGAAACGGGAGATAA
- a CDS encoding AtpZ/AtpI family protein: MPENGKDSVRLFSRTAGLGFFMVGSVVGGYLVGSFLDSYLGTSPYLLMVFLLLGIVGGFLEFYRTIKKLVSEKKR; encoded by the coding sequence ATGCCTGAAAACGGCAAAGACTCGGTTCGCCTCTTTAGCAGGACGGCCGGTCTAGGTTTCTTTATGGTAGGTTCAGTTGTAGGCGGTTACCTGGTAGGAAGCTTTTTAGATTCTTATCTAGGCACTTCTCCGTATCTGTTGATGGTATTTCTCCTGCTGGGGATTGTGGGCGGTTTTTTAGAGTTCTACAGGACAATAAAGAAATTGGTGTCTGAGAAGAAGAGATGA
- the fabZ gene encoding 3-hydroxyacyl-ACP dehydratase FabZ — protein MARGAYKTMDFEEVKKLVPQRYPFLFIDKVVELEEGKRIVCLKNVSANEPFFVGHFPEYAIMPGVLTLEALAQASIILFKKSFKQDDSPDAVFLLASAKVTFVKPVFPGDQLYLEIDIEKVISNAAIVSGIARVGENTVAKTTLTFATADKTSLGKGRE, from the coding sequence TTGGCCAGAGGGGCCTACAAGACCATGGATTTCGAGGAGGTAAAGAAGCTCGTCCCGCAAAGGTATCCCTTCCTATTCATAGATAAAGTTGTTGAATTAGAGGAGGGGAAGAGAATCGTCTGCCTCAAAAATGTTTCTGCGAACGAACCTTTCTTCGTCGGACACTTTCCGGAATACGCCATAATGCCCGGCGTCCTTACCTTGGAAGCCCTGGCCCAGGCATCCATAATACTCTTCAAAAAAAGCTTCAAGCAGGACGACAGCCCGGACGCGGTCTTCCTGCTGGCCTCCGCAAAAGTAACCTTTGTAAAGCCTGTCTTCCCCGGGGATCAACTATACCTGGAGATAGACATAGAAAAGGTTATCTCTAATGCCGCCATTGTGAGTGGCATCGCAAGGGTCGGGGAAAACACAGTCGCCAAGACCACTTTGACCTTCGCGACGGCCGATAAAACTTCACTTGGTAAAGGTCGGGAGTAG